From the Helicobacter pylori genome, one window contains:
- a CDS encoding SPOR domain-containing protein — protein sequence MQKSIFKITLLLVFLFLRNAVGLDDKKAAPKSVQNTPKNLPPIQLRLDQAYEDLIKMLDNMGKSTQYEFPKIKEILEQSEEEWLGVAHEECVALVMLISPKASIENSPIYKNCYEAYVKQRIHDLYDFYIEGKKVKRKIKKAHEHEMVLNKSQPLKKEPPKSENKKSLTKPSLKDTKIPKGYYLQIGAFLNSPSKDFLQTLKNFPYQMEKKDSLTHYLIGPYKTKEEALKQLENAAKSFKNKPALVEK from the coding sequence ATGCAAAAAAGTATATTCAAAATAACTCTGTTGTTGGTTTTTCTCTTTTTAAGGAATGCTGTTGGTTTAGACGATAAAAAAGCAGCTCCTAAAAGCGTTCAAAATACCCCTAAAAATTTACCCCCTATCCAATTAAGGCTCGATCAAGCCTATGAAGACCTTATCAAAATGTTAGACAATATGGGAAAAAGCACGCAGTATGAGTTCCCTAAAATTAAAGAAATCCTAGAACAAAGCGAAGAGGAATGGCTAGGAGTCGCCCATGAAGAATGCGTGGCGTTGGTCATGCTAATAAGCCCCAAAGCTTCTATTGAAAACAGCCCGATTTATAAGAATTGCTATGAAGCTTATGTGAAACAAAGAATCCATGATTTATACGATTTTTATATAGAGGGCAAAAAGGTGAAAAGAAAAATCAAGAAAGCCCATGAGCATGAAATGGTTCTCAACAAATCCCAACCCTTAAAAAAAGAACCGCCTAAAAGCGAGAATAAAAAGAGTTTAACAAAACCTAGCTTAAAAGACACAAAGATCCCTAAAGGGTATTACTTGCAAATTGGGGCTTTTTTAAATTCGCCCAGTAAGGATTTTTTGCAAACGCTCAAAAATTTCCCTTACCAAATGGAGAAAAAAGACTCCCTCACGCATTATTTGATTGGCCCTTATAAAACCAAAGAAGAAGCCCTAAAACAGCTTGAAAATGCGGCTAAAAGCTTTAAAAATAAGCCTGCGTTGGTAGAGAAGTGA
- a CDS encoding primosomal protein N', translated as MFYHLIAPLKNKTPPLTYFSKERHLKGALVNIPLRNKTLLGVVLEEVSKPSFECLELEKTPYFLLPFQIELALFIAQYYSANLSSVLSLFAPFKECDLVGLEKIEPVLNILSQTQTNALKELQKHPASLLFGDTGSGKTEIYMHAIAQTLEQKKSALLLVPEIALTPQMQQRLKRVFKENLGLWHSKLSQNQKKQFLEKLYSQEIKLVVGTRSALFLPLKELGLIVVDEEHDFSYKSHQSPMYNARDLCLYLSHKFPIQVVLGSATPSLNSYKRFKDKALVRLKGRYTPTQKNIIFEKTERFITPKLLEALQQVIDKNEQAIIFVPTRANFKTLLCQNCYKSVQCPFCSVNMSLHLKTNKLMCHYCHFSSPIPKICNACQSEVLVGKRIGTMQVLNELEGLLKGAKIAILDKDHTSTPKKLHNILNDFNAQKTNILIGTQMISKGHDYAKVSLAVVLGIDNIIKSNSYRALEEGVSLLYQIAGRSARQISGQVFIQSTETDLLKNFLEDYEDFLQYELQERCELYPPFSRLCLLEFKHKNEEKAQQLSLKASQTLSLCLEKGVTLSNFKAPIEKIASSYRYLILLRSKNPLSLIKSVHAFLKTAPNIPCSVNMDPVDIF; from the coding sequence ATGTTCTATCACTTAATCGCTCCTTTAAAAAATAAAACCCCCCCTTTAACTTACTTTTCTAAAGAACGACACCTTAAAGGAGCGTTAGTCAATATCCCTTTAAGGAATAAAACGCTTTTGGGCGTCGTTCTTGAAGAAGTTTCAAAACCCTCTTTTGAATGCCTAGAGTTAGAAAAAACCCCTTATTTTTTACTCCCCTTTCAAATAGAGCTCGCTCTATTTATCGCTCAATATTACTCGGCTAATCTTTCTTCAGTCTTAAGCCTTTTTGCCCCTTTTAAAGAATGCGATCTAGTGGGGTTAGAAAAAATTGAGCCTGTTCTTAATATATTAAGCCAAACGCAAACCAACGCTTTAAAAGAATTGCAAAAACATCCAGCAAGCTTGCTCTTTGGCGATACGGGCAGCGGGAAAACCGAAATTTATATGCATGCAATCGCTCAAACTTTAGAGCAAAAAAAAAGCGCTTTATTGTTAGTGCCAGAAATCGCCCTCACCCCTCAAATGCAACAACGTCTTAAAAGGGTTTTTAAAGAAAATTTAGGCTTGTGGCATAGCAAACTCTCTCAAAATCAAAAAAAACAATTTTTAGAAAAGCTTTATTCGCAAGAAATCAAATTAGTGGTAGGCACACGAAGCGCGTTGTTTTTACCACTTAAGGAGTTGGGTTTAATCGTTGTAGATGAAGAGCATGACTTTTCTTATAAGTCTCATCAAAGCCCTATGTATAACGCTAGGGATTTATGCCTATATTTATCCCATAAATTCCCTATTCAAGTGGTTTTAGGCTCTGCTACGCCAAGTTTGAATAGTTACAAACGCTTTAAAGATAAGGCTTTAGTGCGCTTAAAGGGGCGCTACACCCCCACGCAAAAAAACATTATTTTTGAAAAAACGGAGCGTTTTATCACGCCCAAACTCCTAGAAGCGCTGCAACAAGTGATAGACAAAAACGAGCAAGCCATTATTTTTGTGCCTACAAGGGCTAATTTCAAAACCTTGCTGTGCCAAAATTGCTATAAAAGCGTTCAATGCCCCTTTTGCAGCGTGAATATGAGTTTGCATTTAAAGACCAACAAACTCATGTGCCATTATTGCCATTTTTCAAGCCCTATCCCTAAAATTTGCAACGCATGCCAAAGCGAAGTTTTAGTGGGTAAAAGGATAGGCACCATGCAAGTGTTGAACGAATTAGAAGGCCTTTTGAAAGGCGCTAAAATAGCGATCTTAGATAAAGATCACACCAGCACGCCAAAAAAACTCCACAATATTTTAAACGATTTCAACGCTCAAAAAACCAATATCTTAATCGGCACGCAGATGATAAGTAAGGGGCATGATTACGCTAAAGTGAGTTTAGCGGTTGTTTTAGGCATAGACAATATCATTAAATCTAATAGTTACAGGGCTTTAGAAGAAGGCGTGTCGCTGCTTTATCAAATCGCCGGGAGGAGCGCTAGGCAAATTTCTGGCCAAGTGTTCATTCAAAGCACCGAAACGGATCTATTAAAAAATTTCTTAGAAGATTATGAAGATTTTTTACAATACGAATTGCAAGAAAGGTGCGAACTCTATCCGCCTTTTTCAAGGCTGTGTTTGTTGGAATTCAAGCATAAAAACGAAGAAAAAGCCCAACAATTGAGCCTAAAAGCCTCTCAAACCCTTTCTTTGTGTTTAGAAAAGGGCGTAACGCTCTCTAATTTCAAAGCCCCCATTGAAAAAATCGCCTCTTCTTACCGCTACCTTATTTTATTGCGTTCCAAAAACCCTTTAAGCCTAATCAAAAGCGTGCATGCGTTTTTAAAAACCGCCCCCAATATCCCTTGCAGCGTGAACATGGATCCTGTGGATATTTTTTAA
- the cmoA gene encoding carboxy-S-adenosyl-L-methionine synthase CmoA produces the protein MKDTLFNKSLNKRFCFDEKVAHVFDDMLERSIPYYHEMLNLGAYFIAQNLKENIYPKPLSKPLIYDLGCSTGNFFIALNQQIQQDIELVGIDNSMPMLKKAQEKLKDFNNVRFECMDFLEVEFKESSAFSLLFVLQFVRPMQREVLLKKIYNSLALNGVLLVGEKIMSEDRILDKQMIELYYLYKQNQGYSHNEIAFKREALENVLVPYSLKENIALLESVGFKHVEALFKWVNFTLLAARKT, from the coding sequence ATGAAAGACACTCTATTTAACAAATCCCTAAACAAACGCTTTTGCTTTGATGAGAAAGTCGCCCATGTTTTTGATGACATGCTGGAGCGTTCCATCCCCTATTATCATGAAATGTTGAATCTGGGGGCGTATTTTATCGCTCAAAATTTAAAAGAAAATATCTATCCTAAGCCCTTGTCTAAGCCCTTGATTTATGATTTGGGCTGTTCTACCGGGAACTTTTTTATCGCGCTTAACCAACAGATCCAACAGGATATTGAGCTTGTAGGGATTGACAATTCCATGCCCATGCTCAAAAAAGCGCAAGAAAAATTAAAAGATTTTAACAATGTCCGTTTTGAATGCATGGATTTTTTAGAGGTTGAGTTTAAAGAATCGAGCGCGTTTTCATTGCTTTTTGTGTTGCAATTTGTCCGCCCCATGCAAAGAGAGGTGTTGCTCAAAAAGATTTATAACAGCCTTGCGTTGAATGGGGTTTTATTGGTGGGCGAAAAGATCATGAGCGAAGATCGGATATTAGACAAGCAGATGATAGAACTATACTACCTTTATAAACAAAATCAGGGTTATAGCCACAATGAAATCGCTTTCAAAAGAGAAGCGTTAGAAAATGTGCTTGTGCCTTATAGTTTAAAAGAAAATATCGCGCTTTTAGAAAGCGTGGGGTTTAAGCATGTGGAAGCGCTGTTTAAATGGGTGAATTTCACGCTGTTAGCCGCCAGAAAAACTTAA
- the sodB gene encoding superoxide dismutase [Fe] yields MFTLRELPFAKDSMGDFLSPVAFDFHHGKHHQAYVNNLNNLIKGTDFEKSSLFAILTKSSGGVFNNAAQIYNHDFYWDCLSPKATALSDELKGALEKDFGSLEKFKEDFIKSATTLFGSGWNWAAYNLDTQKIEIIQTSNAQTPVTDKKVPLLVVDVWEHAYYIDHKNARPVYLEKFYGHINWHFVSQCYEWAKKEGLGSVDYYINELVHKKA; encoded by the coding sequence ATGTTTACATTACGAGAGTTGCCTTTTGCTAAAGACAGCATGGGAGATTTTTTAAGCCCTGTAGCGTTTGATTTCCACCATGGGAAACACCATCAAGCTTATGTGAATAATTTGAATAACTTAATCAAAGGCACGGATTTTGAGAAAAGTTCTTTGTTCGCTATTTTGACGAAGTCTAGCGGAGGCGTGTTTAATAACGCCGCTCAAATTTATAACCACGATTTTTATTGGGATTGCCTAAGCCCCAAAGCGACTGCTTTAAGCGATGAATTAAAAGGGGCTTTAGAAAAAGATTTCGGATCGTTGGAAAAATTTAAAGAAGACTTCATTAAGAGCGCAACCACTTTATTTGGCTCTGGTTGGAATTGGGCAGCGTATAATTTAGACACTCAAAAAATTGAAATCATTCAAACGAGCAACGCGCAAACCCCAGTTACGGATAAAAAAGTGCCGCTTTTAGTGGTGGATGTGTGGGAGCATGCTTATTACATTGATCATAAAAACGCACGCCCTGTGTATTTGGAAAAATTCTATGGGCATATCAATTGGCATTTTGTCTCTCAATGCTATGAATGGGCGAAAAAAGAAGGCTTAGGCTCAGTGGATTACTACATCAATGAGTTGGTGCATAAAAAAGCTTAA
- the tpx gene encoding thiol peroxidase: protein MQKVTFKEETYQLEGKALKVGDKAPDVKLVNGDLQEVNLLKQGVRFQVVSALPSLTGSVCLLQAKHFNEQAGKLPSVSFSVISMDLPFSQGQICGAEGIKDLRILSDFRYKAFGENYGVLLGKGSLQGLLARSVFVLDDKGVVIYKEIVQNILEEPNYEALLKVLK from the coding sequence ATGCAAAAAGTTACTTTTAAAGAAGAAACATACCAATTAGAAGGGAAAGCCTTAAAAGTGGGCGATAAAGCCCCTGATGTGAAATTGGTCAATGGCGATTTGCAAGAAGTCAATTTATTGAAGCAAGGCGTGCGTTTTCAAGTCGTTAGCGCGCTTCCTAGTCTAACCGGATCGGTTTGCTTGCTCCAAGCCAAACACTTCAATGAGCAAGCCGGCAAACTGCCTTCTGTGAGTTTTAGCGTTATTTCTATGGACTTGCCTTTTTCTCAAGGGCAAATTTGCGGCGCTGAAGGCATTAAGGACTTAAGAATTTTAAGCGATTTTAGGTATAAGGCTTTTGGGGAAAATTACGGCGTGCTGTTGGGCAAAGGCTCTTTGCAAGGCTTACTCGCTCGATCGGTGTTTGTTCTTGATGATAAGGGAGTGGTTATCTATAAAGAAATCGTTCAAAACATTTTAGAAGAGCCCAATTATGAAGCGCTTTTAAAAGTGTTGAAATAG
- the cheW gene encoding chemotaxis protein CheW: MSNQLKDLFERQKEASAGSKQEDNEEILQFIGFIIGDEEYAIPILNILEIVKPIGYTRVPETPNYVLGVFNLRGNVFPLISLRLKFGLKAEKQNKDTRYLVVRHNDQIAGFFIDRLTEAIRIKQTDIDPVPETLSDNNNLTYGIGKQNDRLVTILRVEEILKKDF; the protein is encoded by the coding sequence GTGAGCAATCAATTGAAAGATTTATTTGAAAGACAAAAAGAAGCTAGTGCAGGCTCTAAACAAGAAGACAATGAAGAAATTTTGCAATTCATCGGTTTTATTATTGGCGATGAAGAATACGCCATTCCTATTTTGAACATTCTAGAGATTGTCAAACCCATTGGTTACACACGAGTCCCTGAAACCCCAAACTATGTGCTTGGCGTGTTCAATTTAAGGGGTAATGTCTTCCCTTTGATCAGTTTGCGTTTAAAGTTTGGCTTGAAAGCCGAAAAACAAAACAAAGACACTCGTTATTTGGTGGTACGCCATAACGATCAGATCGCTGGGTTTTTTATTGATCGCTTGACTGAAGCTATTCGCATCAAGCAAACCGATATTGACCCGGTGCCAGAGACTTTGAGCGATAACAATAATTTAACTTATGGCATTGGGAAACAAAACGACAGACTCGTAACCATTTTAAGAGTGGAAGAAATCCTAAAAAAAGACTTTTAA
- the cheAY2 gene encoding chemotaxis histidine kinase/response regulator CheAY2, producing the protein MDDLQEIMEDFLIEAFEMNEQLDQDLVELEHNPEDLDLLNRIFRVAHTIKGSSSFLNLNILTHLTHNMEDVLNRARKGEIKITPDIMDVVLRSIDLMKTLLVTIRDTGSDTNNGKENEIEEVVKKLQAITSQNLEGAKETSGTKETPEKEVKKEIKEKAKEEVKANKTPTAENPTSDNPLADEPDLDYANMSAEEVEAEIERLLNKRQEADKERRAQKKQEDQAKPKQEVAPAKETPKTETPKTETPKTETPKAPKTETKAKAKADTEENKAPSIGVEQTVRVDVRRLDHLMNLIGELVLGKNRLIRIYSDVEERYDGEKFLEELNQVVSSISAVTTDLQLAVMKTRMQPVGKVFNKFPRMVRDLSRELGKSIELIIEGEETELDKSIVEEIGDPLIHIIRNSCDHGIEPLEERKKLNKPETGKVQLSAYNEGNHIVIKISDDGKGLDPVMLKEKAIEKGVISERDAESMSDREAFNLIFKPGFSTAKVVSNVSGRGVGMDVVKTNIEKLNGIIEIDSEVGVGTTQKLKIPLTLAIIQALLVGVQEEYYAIPLSSVLETVCISQDEIYTVDGKSVLRLRDEVLSLVRLSDIFKVDAILESNSDVYVVIIGLADQKIGVIVDYLIGQEEVVIKSLGYYLKNTRGIAGATVRGDGKITLIVDVGAMMEMAKSIKVNINTLMNESENTKSKNSPSDYVVLAIDDSSTDRAIIRKCLKPLGITLLEATNGLEGLEMLKNGDKIPDAILVDIEMPKMDGYTFASEVRKYNKFKNLPLIAVTSRVTKTDRMRGVESGMTEYITKPYSGEYLTTVVKRSIKLEGGES; encoded by the coding sequence ATGGATGATTTGCAAGAAATAATGGAAGACTTTTTGATTGAAGCCTTTGAAATGAATGAGCAGTTGGATCAGGATCTGGTGGAATTAGAGCATAACCCTGAAGATTTGGACTTGCTCAATCGCATTTTTAGAGTCGCTCACACCATTAAAGGCTCTAGCTCGTTTTTGAATCTTAATATTCTCACGCACCTCACGCACAACATGGAAGATGTCTTGAATCGCGCTAGAAAGGGCGAAATTAAAATCACGCCGGATATTATGGATGTCGTGTTGCGCTCCATTGATTTGATGAAAACCTTACTCGTAACGATTAGAGACACCGGATCGGATACCAATAACGGCAAGGAAAACGAGATTGAAGAAGTAGTCAAAAAGCTTCAAGCCATTACGAGCCAAAATTTAGAGGGCGCTAAAGAAACTTCAGGGACTAAAGAAACCCCAGAAAAAGAAGTAAAAAAAGAAATTAAAGAAAAAGCGAAAGAAGAAGTTAAAGCAAATAAAACCCCTACTGCAGAAAACCCTACAAGCGATAACCCGCTAGCCGATGAGCCGGATTTGGATTATGCTAACATGAGCGCTGAAGAAGTGGAAGCGGAAATTGAACGGCTGCTTAACAAACGCCAAGAGGCCGATAAAGAACGAAGGGCTCAAAAAAAGCAAGAAGATCAAGCCAAGCCTAAACAAGAAGTCGCCCCAGCAAAAGAAACTCCTAAAACAGAAACTCCTAAAACAGAAACTCCTAAAACAGAAACCCCCAAAGCCCCTAAAACCGAAACTAAAGCTAAGGCTAAAGCCGATACTGAAGAAAATAAAGCCCCCTCTATTGGTGTGGAGCAAACCGTTAGGGTGGATGTGCGCCGCTTGGATCACTTGATGAATCTAATCGGCGAACTTGTGTTAGGGAAGAATCGCTTGATCAGGATTTATAGCGATGTGGAAGAACGCTATGATGGGGAAAAGTTTTTAGAGGAATTAAACCAGGTAGTCTCTTCTATTTCAGCAGTAACGACAGACTTACAGCTTGCGGTGATGAAAACACGGATGCAACCAGTGGGCAAGGTGTTCAATAAATTCCCTCGCATGGTAAGGGATTTGAGCCGGGAATTAGGCAAGAGCATTGAATTGATTATTGAGGGCGAAGAAACCGAGCTTGATAAATCCATTGTAGAAGAGATTGGCGATCCACTCATCCACATTATCCGTAACTCATGCGATCATGGGATTGAGCCTTTAGAAGAAAGAAAAAAGCTTAACAAGCCTGAAACCGGTAAGGTGCAATTGAGCGCGTATAATGAGGGCAATCATATTGTGATTAAAATCTCTGATGATGGCAAGGGATTAGACCCTGTGATGCTTAAAGAAAAAGCAATTGAAAAAGGGGTGATTAGCGAAAGAGACGCTGAAAGCATGAGCGATAGGGAAGCGTTTAACCTCATTTTCAAGCCAGGCTTTTCTACCGCAAAAGTCGTTTCTAATGTTTCAGGCAGAGGCGTGGGCATGGATGTGGTGAAAACCAATATTGAAAAGCTTAATGGGATCATTGAAATCGATTCAGAAGTGGGGGTAGGCACGACTCAAAAGCTTAAAATCCCTCTCACTCTGGCTATCATTCAAGCTTTACTCGTGGGCGTTCAAGAAGAATATTACGCTATCCCGCTTTCTTCAGTTTTAGAAACCGTGTGCATCAGCCAGGATGAAATTTACACCGTTGATGGCAAAAGCGTGTTGCGTTTGAGAGATGAGGTGCTTTCTTTGGTGCGCCTTTCTGATATTTTTAAAGTGGATGCTATTTTGGAGTCCAACTCTGATGTGTATGTGGTTATCATTGGCTTGGCCGATCAAAAAATTGGCGTGATTGTGGATTATTTGATCGGTCAAGAAGAGGTGGTCATCAAGTCTTTAGGTTACTATCTTAAAAACACTAGAGGCATTGCTGGCGCTACGGTGAGGGGCGATGGGAAAATCACCCTCATTGTAGATGTGGGGGCGATGATGGAAATGGCAAAGAGCATTAAAGTCAATATCAATACCTTGATGAACGAATCAGAAAACACGAAAAGTAAAAATTCTCCTAGCGATTATGTTGTCTTGGCGATTGATGACAGCAGCACGGACAGAGCGATTATCCGCAAATGTTTGAAACCATTAGGCATCACGCTCTTAGAGGCGACTAACGGCTTAGAGGGCTTAGAGATGCTTAAAAATGGCGATAAGATTCCGGACGCTATTTTAGTGGATATTGAGATGCCTAAAATGGATGGTTACACTTTCGCCTCTGAAGTGCGCAAATACAATAAATTCAAAAACTTGCCCTTGATCGCCGTTACCAGTCGGGTGACTAAAACGGACAGAATGCGTGGCGTTGAATCCGGCATGACTGAATACATCACCAAACCTTATAGCGGTGAATATTTAACCACCGTAGTGAAGCGCAGTATTAAATTAGAAGGAGGCGAATCGTGA
- the cheV3 gene encoding chemotaxis protein CheV3 produces the protein MAEKTANDLKLSEIELVDFRIYGMQGGVPYEGIYGINVAKVQEIIPMPTLFEYPTNLDYIIGVFDLRSTIIPLIDLAKWIGIVPDKSKENERIVIITEFNNVKMGFLVHSARRIRRISWKDVESASFSASNSINKENITGTTRIENDKTLLILDLESILDDLKLNEDAKSTKEDTPKQHFEGEVLFLDDSRTARKTLKNHLSKLGFSITEAVDGEDGLNKLEMLFKKYGDDLRKHLKFIISDVEMPKMDGYHFLFKLQKDPRFAYIPVIFNSSICDNYSAERAKEMGAVAYLVKFDAEKFTEEISKILDKNA, from the coding sequence ATGGCAGAAAAAACAGCTAACGATTTAAAATTGAGTGAGATAGAACTCGTGGATTTTCGTATTTATGGCATGCAAGGGGGCGTCCCTTATGAGGGGATTTATGGCATCAATGTGGCTAAAGTCCAAGAAATCATCCCCATGCCTACTCTTTTTGAATACCCCACTAATCTAGATTACATTATCGGCGTGTTTGATTTGCGCTCCACGATCATTCCGCTTATTGATTTGGCTAAATGGATAGGGATTGTCCCGGATAAAAGCAAGGAAAATGAAAGAATCGTCATCATCACTGAATTTAACAACGTTAAAATGGGCTTTTTAGTCCATTCCGCCAGGCGTATCAGGCGCATTAGCTGGAAAGATGTGGAGTCTGCATCCTTTAGCGCCTCTAATAGCATTAATAAAGAAAATATCACCGGCACCACGCGCATTGAAAACGACAAAACCCTGCTTATTTTGGATTTAGAAAGCATTTTAGACGATTTAAAGCTTAATGAAGACGCTAAAAGCACTAAGGAAGACACCCCCAAACAGCATTTTGAAGGCGAAGTGTTGTTTTTAGACGATAGCAGAACGGCGAGAAAAACCTTAAAAAACCATTTGAGCAAATTGGGTTTTAGCATCACGGAAGCTGTGGATGGGGAAGACGGGTTGAACAAATTAGAAATGTTGTTCAAAAAATATGGGGACGATTTGAGGAAACATTTGAAATTCATTATTTCAGATGTTGAAATGCCTAAAATGGATGGCTATCATTTCTTATTCAAGCTCCAAAAAGACCCCAGGTTTGCTTATATTCCTGTGATTTTTAATTCTTCTATTTGCGATAATTACAGCGCTGAAAGGGCTAAAGAAATGGGGGCTGTGGCGTATTTAGTCAAGTTTGACGCAGAAAAATTCACCGAAGAAATTTCTAAGATTTTAGACAAGAATGCGTAA
- a CDS encoding UDP-2,3-diacylglucosamine diphosphatase — protein MLETYALKSGAVFISDAHFLPKSPYLIHTLKELLRAKPPQVFFMGDIFHVLVGYLPLDKEQQKIIDLIHALSEISQVFYFEGNHDFSMRLVLSSKVVVFERQNQPVLFQYDNKRFLLAHGDLFTTKAYEFYITQLTSTWARFFLTFLNFASFKTLYPFLKKRIYQKPVRLWELEPKELKAFIEKRLKAYQNYIKDLNLDSIDGIIEGHFHLKSGTKIPLNAPIYCPLPSFYYEQSLFKVSSSLLEPSQNKDA, from the coding sequence ATGTTAGAAACTTATGCGCTTAAAAGTGGGGCTGTTTTTATCTCTGATGCGCATTTTTTGCCCAAAAGCCCTTATTTAATCCATACGCTTAAAGAACTTTTACGCGCCAAACCCCCACAAGTCTTTTTCATGGGCGATATTTTCCATGTTCTTGTGGGCTACTTGCCCCTAGATAAAGAGCAACAAAAAATCATTGATTTAATCCATGCGTTAAGCGAAATTTCACAAGTCTTTTACTTTGAAGGCAACCATGATTTTTCCATGCGTTTGGTGTTGAGTTCTAAAGTGGTTGTTTTTGAGCGCCAAAACCAGCCCGTATTATTCCAATATGATAACAAACGCTTTTTGCTAGCCCATGGGGATTTATTCACCACTAAAGCGTATGAATTTTACATCACGCAGCTCACTTCCACTTGGGCGAGATTTTTTCTAACTTTTTTAAATTTCGCGAGCTTTAAAACCTTATACCCTTTTTTGAAAAAACGCATCTATCAAAAACCCGTCCGTCTTTGGGAATTAGAGCCAAAAGAATTAAAAGCCTTTATTGAAAAGCGCCTAAAAGCCTATCAAAACTATATTAAAGATCTCAACCTTGATAGCATTGACGGCATTATAGAGGGGCATTTTCACCTCAAAAGCGGCACAAAAATCCCCTTGAATGCGCCGATTTATTGCCCACTGCCTTCCTTTTATTACGAACAAAGCCTTTTTAAGGTATCATCAAGCCTTTTAGAACCATCTCAAAATAAGGACGCCTAA
- a CDS encoding YggS family pyridoxal phosphate-dependent enzyme: MTDYSQRIDALITKIEKARTAYSRHHIVKIVAVSKNASPEAIQHYYNCSQRAFGENRVQDLKIKMHSLEHLPLEWHMIGSLQENKINALLSLKPALLHSLDSLKLALKIEKRCETLGVTLNALLQVNSAYEESKSGVVPEEALEIYSQISETCKRLKLKGLMCIGAHTDDEKKIEKSFITTKKLFDQIKNASVLSMGMSDDFELAIACGANLLRIGSFLFKE; this comes from the coding sequence ATGACAGATTATAGCCAAAGGATTGATGCCCTCATCACCAAAATAGAAAAGGCTCGCACCGCCTATTCAAGGCACCATATTGTCAAAATCGTGGCTGTTTCAAAAAACGCTTCCCCAGAAGCTATCCAACATTACTACAACTGCTCTCAAAGGGCTTTTGGAGAAAATAGAGTTCAAGATCTAAAAATTAAAATGCATTCTTTAGAGCATTTGCCCCTTGAATGGCACATGATAGGCTCTTTACAAGAAAATAAAATCAACGCGCTTTTGAGTTTAAAACCCGCCCTTTTGCATTCTTTAGACTCTTTAAAACTCGCTTTGAAGATAGAAAAGCGTTGCGAAACACTAGGCGTAACTTTAAACGCTCTTTTACAGGTTAATAGCGCGTATGAGGAAAGTAAAAGCGGGGTGGTGCCTGAAGAAGCGCTAGAAATTTATTCTCAAATCAGTGAAACTTGCAAGCGCCTCAAGCTTAAGGGGCTTATGTGTATAGGGGCACACACCGATGATGAAAAGAAAATTGAAAAATCCTTTATCACCACCAAAAAACTTTTTGACCAAATAAAGAACGCGAGCGTTCTTTCAATGGGCATGAGTGATGATTTTGAATTAGCGATTGCTTGCGGGGCGAATCTTTTAAGGATTGGCTCTTTTTTGTTCAAAGAGTAA